The following coding sequences lie in one Microbacterium sp. XT11 genomic window:
- a CDS encoding CDP-alcohol phosphatidyltransferase family protein produces MSATFAAAYRELAAAQKGHARGAPGYSVYVNRRIGRMLAAAAFRWGISPNQATGISAVHTFGALVLLLVLPATWWSGLLVAVLLALGYAWDSADGQIARLRGGGSLAGEWLDHFIDALKIASLHLVVLLALHLHTPLAGSPWLLVPLVYSVVAVVTFFGMLLNDLLKQKKGVASTHSRGGGTFLRSMMLLPTDFGLLCVVFVLWGWTTGFLVVYALLAAFNGLFLALAAVRWFREIRALDAAND; encoded by the coding sequence ATGTCAGCAACCTTCGCTGCCGCATATCGAGAGCTGGCCGCAGCGCAGAAGGGCCACGCGCGCGGCGCGCCCGGCTATTCGGTGTACGTGAACCGGAGGATCGGGCGGATGCTCGCGGCTGCGGCGTTCCGTTGGGGCATCAGCCCGAACCAGGCCACCGGCATCAGCGCCGTGCACACCTTCGGCGCGCTCGTGCTGCTCCTGGTGCTGCCGGCCACATGGTGGAGCGGGCTGCTCGTCGCCGTGCTGCTCGCACTCGGATACGCCTGGGACTCCGCCGACGGGCAGATCGCACGCCTGCGCGGCGGCGGGAGCCTCGCCGGCGAGTGGCTCGACCACTTCATCGACGCCCTCAAGATCGCCTCGCTGCACCTGGTCGTGCTGCTGGCCCTGCACCTGCACACGCCGCTCGCGGGAAGCCCGTGGCTGCTCGTTCCGCTCGTGTACTCGGTGGTCGCGGTCGTCACCTTCTTCGGCATGCTGCTCAACGACCTGCTCAAGCAGAAGAAGGGCGTGGCATCGACCCACTCCCGTGGCGGAGGCACGTTCCTGCGCTCGATGATGCTGCTGCCCACCGACTTCGGCCTGCTGTGCGTCGTCTTCGTGCTGTGGGGATGGACGACAGGGTTCCTCGTCGTGTACGCCCTGCTCGCGGCCTTCAACGGGCTCTTCCTCGCGCTCGCGGCCGTCAGGTGGTTCCGCGAGATCCGCGCGCTCGACGCGGCGAACGACTGA
- a CDS encoding glycosyltransferase family 2 protein, whose product MTGEATFAVVTVNYGSSALIRENFAELDLSPRGRLVIVDSFSSQAEREAVRRVAADLGAECVLLDDNRGYGGGTNAGAAHALEQGVDVIVPLNPDARIGGADLRRIVEAARGTRDLVSPRIVTGSGANWFAGSDLYLDDGTTAGRAARPRHEGRPRREWATGACFALSAAMWSQLGGFDEEYFLYWEDIDLSHRVLDAGGALVLDHDAVVVHDEGGTHEDETRDRAKSPTYYYYNIRNRMMYARKHFDRDGVRRWRRSDLRVGYGILLQGGRRQLLSPAPWRAFLRGIRDGRRVGATGAGAR is encoded by the coding sequence ATGACAGGAGAGGCCACGTTCGCCGTCGTCACGGTCAATTACGGATCGAGCGCTCTGATCCGGGAGAACTTCGCCGAGCTCGACCTGTCGCCGCGGGGCCGGCTCGTCATCGTCGACAGCTTCAGCTCGCAGGCCGAGCGCGAGGCGGTGCGCCGTGTGGCCGCCGACCTGGGAGCCGAATGCGTGCTTCTCGACGACAACCGCGGCTACGGGGGCGGAACGAACGCCGGCGCGGCCCACGCGCTCGAGCAGGGCGTCGATGTCATCGTGCCGCTGAACCCCGACGCACGCATCGGCGGCGCCGACCTGCGGCGGATCGTCGAGGCGGCGCGCGGAACGCGCGACCTCGTCTCGCCACGCATCGTCACCGGCAGCGGCGCCAACTGGTTCGCCGGCTCGGATCTCTATCTCGACGACGGCACCACCGCAGGCCGCGCCGCCCGGCCCCGCCACGAGGGCAGGCCGCGACGCGAATGGGCGACGGGGGCGTGCTTCGCGCTCTCGGCGGCGATGTGGTCGCAGCTCGGCGGCTTCGACGAGGAGTACTTCCTCTACTGGGAGGACATCGACCTGTCCCATCGCGTGCTCGACGCGGGCGGCGCGCTCGTGCTCGACCATGACGCGGTGGTCGTGCACGACGAGGGCGGCACGCACGAGGACGAGACGCGCGACCGCGCGAAGTCGCCGACGTACTACTACTACAACATCCGCAACCGCATGATGTACGCCCGCAAGCACTTCGACCGCGACGGCGTGCGCCGCTGGCGCCGCTCGGACCTGCGGGTCGGCTACGGCATCCTGCTGCAGGGCGGACGACGTCAGTTGCTCTCGCCGGCGCCGTGGCGCGCTTTCCTGCGCGGGATCCGCGACGGACGCCGAGTAGGCGCGACCGGGGCCGGTGCGCGATGA
- a CDS encoding arsenate reductase/protein-tyrosine-phosphatase family protein, which translates to MSSILTVCDANVCRSVAAELMLASEFALHSSLADITVESRGANALTAHSACRMVADLNDDEPWLRRVRAHQSRQLDADAVEAAELILTASVGSRAAVVSLVPGARRRVFTLREALWLGAGYRPASGAVGDDLVRDFAAHLDAGRGLRQLPQHRVSRWRTPSNPLDIADGHAAGRRAHTATLTQVQQTVSELVRLLIQDPTLPFLATGRETER; encoded by the coding sequence ATGAGCAGCATCCTCACGGTGTGCGACGCGAACGTGTGCCGCTCGGTCGCCGCAGAGCTGATGCTCGCCTCGGAGTTCGCTCTGCACTCGTCTTTGGCCGACATCACCGTCGAGAGCAGGGGCGCCAACGCGCTCACCGCGCACTCGGCCTGCCGCATGGTCGCCGACCTGAACGACGACGAGCCGTGGCTGCGCCGCGTGCGGGCTCATCAGTCACGGCAGCTCGACGCGGATGCCGTCGAGGCGGCGGAGCTGATCCTCACCGCATCCGTTGGGTCGAGGGCCGCCGTGGTCTCGCTCGTGCCCGGCGCTCGACGGCGAGTGTTCACGCTGCGTGAGGCGCTGTGGCTCGGAGCGGGCTACCGGCCGGCGTCGGGAGCGGTCGGCGACGACCTCGTGCGCGATTTCGCCGCCCACCTCGATGCGGGCAGGGGTCTGCGCCAGCTGCCGCAGCATCGCGTCTCCCGCTGGCGGACGCCGAGCAACCCGCTCGACATCGCCGACGGTCATGCGGCCGGTCGCCGCGCGCACACGGCGACCCTGACGCAGGTGCAGCAGACCGTCTCCGAGCTCGTGCGGCTGCTGATCCAGGACCCGACACTGCCGTTCCTTGCGACGGGACGAGAGACGGAACGCTGA
- a CDS encoding PKD domain-containing protein, with protein sequence MAVQRSRVGSGWRAGLAAGLGVVLAFATLVAVPGVAQAAVPAAKAPLLERTEDVVTSDPLPTVQIDSGYVWAQTTIGNTVYAAGSFSNARAALADPGTNLTPRSNILAYDITTGALLPFAPTVNGVIKSIAASPDGKRVYIGGTFTTVNGVNRYNFAALDAQTGAVVQGFSAAIGGTGVYAIAATADTVYLGGSFTQANGVARKNLAALDASNAALRPWNPTTDLQVDSMAIEPGGNHVIVGGRFYRVNGVVQRGLAALSPSTGAIDTGWAAANTVKNGSTDGSSGVFGLTTDATGVYGTGWTYVGTNRGNLEGAFAAEAGSGAIRWVADCHGDNYGVYSTGKTVYTTSHTHACETVNLWPEQRTRTYRYMLAFTATAEGTLSRSETAGSTYTDWGGTPSPSAYSVTPDFAVGTATGLGQAGLSITGAGDYIAVAGEFVSVNNKRYQGIVRFSTKPAGGAKEGPRLSGSDWGTPTGSTGVPGRVSVSTTTNWDRDNRDLTYELLRSDLAEPVDRVRATSVWWDRQSVTLRDGSAEPGTRYEYTVRAVDADGNSALSRPVSVTAAAGTTSDYVDAVLDDRAELYYPLGSITADWAGGSAPRFTSSVSSVSPGAVQGVTGQTASSFASSWWSQGGVSAPKATAGDNDFAAEAWFKTSTTSGGEIFGFGSSSSGSSSSNDRVVYMRNDGRLSFGVNPGTRKTVTSTARYNDNQWHHVVATLDASGMSLFVDGRVVAQDSSVTSARSASGYWRVGYDSLSGWPSQPSSGLFTGRIDEFAVYPTALTAAQVANHYAIGNGFTAPTASFTAEIDDLSLSVDASASAAQTGQSITGYSWDFGDGTTATGRTQTHDYKTPGTYEVVLTVTDSRGVIGASAQSVTVLAANVLPDPTFTSTVSGLTASVDATASADPDGTISSYSWNWGDGTDPGSEAIASHTYAKAGTYTVTLTVTDDRGGVATTTGEVVVTHAAPAAAFEVTANALDVSVDASASTASDAATLSFSWNWGDGTDAGSGVTATHSYAQSGTYTITVTATDSLGATAEATRTVTVADQQFAVRDDFERTSASGWGSAETGGLYTPMSGSASAASVADGRGLLTLAPGQTRNLALQGIDLADTLTTVTYALDQAPSTGTSYVGVGARKSASGEYLARVWLRNDGRVWLVVQQGATVIGTQALPATWSAGDVFHLAVQVSGSSPTTIQVKTWKDGTTAPADWQLSVTDSTAGLQGSGWASVHASRGSTATSTAMFSFDTLRVTDLAAPVDPVDPVDPVDPVDPVDPVDPVDPVDPVDPVDPVDPVGPVDPVEDPAVARDAFERSGSSGWGTADVGGVWTVAGGAVSAASVSDGAGRLALAAGSTRNVTLNAVSAKNVTLSADFRIDAEPSTGSTYAGLIARSTASGNYTTRVWFHTNGSVWLVIQKGSTVLSSYQVPGLTRGAGDVFTVKVDVSGDASTVVSAKVWKTGTAEPSGWQSTFTDTSGITTAGAVGVHASRASSATSTAMVTVDNFRVIDND encoded by the coding sequence ATGGCCGTTCAGAGGTCGCGTGTCGGGTCGGGGTGGCGTGCGGGGCTTGCTGCCGGTCTTGGTGTGGTGCTCGCGTTCGCGACTCTCGTGGCGGTGCCGGGTGTGGCGCAGGCGGCGGTGCCGGCGGCGAAGGCGCCGTTGTTGGAGCGTACGGAGGACGTGGTGACGTCGGATCCGTTGCCGACGGTGCAGATCGATTCGGGGTATGTGTGGGCGCAGACCACGATCGGGAACACGGTGTACGCGGCGGGGAGCTTCTCGAACGCCCGCGCTGCGCTGGCTGATCCGGGCACGAACCTGACGCCGCGCAGCAACATCCTCGCCTACGACATCACGACCGGAGCCCTGCTGCCCTTCGCGCCCACGGTGAACGGTGTGATCAAGTCGATCGCCGCGTCGCCCGACGGCAAGCGGGTCTACATCGGCGGGACGTTCACGACCGTGAACGGTGTGAACCGGTACAACTTCGCCGCCCTCGATGCGCAGACCGGCGCCGTCGTGCAGGGCTTCTCGGCCGCCATCGGTGGCACGGGTGTCTATGCGATCGCGGCGACCGCCGACACCGTGTACCTGGGTGGCAGCTTCACGCAGGCGAACGGCGTCGCACGCAAGAACCTGGCGGCGTTGGACGCCTCGAACGCCGCGCTGCGTCCCTGGAATCCCACGACCGATCTGCAGGTCGACAGCATGGCCATCGAACCGGGCGGAAATCACGTGATCGTCGGCGGCCGCTTCTATCGCGTCAACGGCGTGGTGCAGCGCGGCCTCGCGGCCCTCTCGCCCAGCACCGGTGCCATCGACACCGGATGGGCGGCGGCGAACACCGTGAAGAACGGCTCCACCGACGGGAGCTCCGGCGTCTTCGGCCTGACGACCGACGCCACTGGCGTCTACGGCACGGGCTGGACCTATGTCGGCACCAACCGCGGCAACCTCGAGGGTGCGTTCGCCGCCGAGGCCGGCAGTGGGGCGATCCGCTGGGTGGCCGACTGCCACGGCGACAACTACGGCGTCTACTCCACCGGCAAGACGGTGTACACCACCTCGCACACGCACGCCTGCGAGACCGTGAACCTGTGGCCCGAACAGCGCACGCGCACCTACCGGTACATGCTCGCCTTCACGGCCACGGCCGAGGGCACACTGTCGCGCAGCGAGACGGCCGGGTCGACGTACACCGACTGGGGCGGTACGCCGTCGCCGTCGGCGTACTCGGTGACCCCCGACTTCGCTGTGGGAACCGCGACCGGTCTGGGGCAGGCGGGGCTGTCGATCACCGGCGCCGGCGACTACATCGCGGTCGCGGGCGAGTTCGTCAGCGTGAACAACAAGCGCTACCAGGGCATCGTCCGCTTCTCGACCAAGCCCGCAGGCGGCGCGAAGGAGGGGCCAAGGCTCTCGGGGAGCGACTGGGGCACCCCGACGGGATCGACCGGCGTTCCCGGCCGCGTCAGCGTGTCGACCACGACGAACTGGGACCGCGACAACCGGGATCTCACCTACGAGCTGCTGCGTTCGGACCTCGCCGAACCCGTCGATCGCGTGAGGGCGACCTCGGTGTGGTGGGACCGGCAGAGCGTCACGCTGCGCGACGGCTCAGCAGAACCGGGCACCCGGTATGAGTACACCGTGAGGGCCGTGGACGCCGACGGCAACTCGGCGCTGAGCCGACCGGTCAGCGTCACGGCGGCCGCCGGTACGACCTCCGACTACGTCGATGCCGTGCTCGACGATCGGGCGGAGCTGTACTACCCGCTCGGGTCGATCACCGCCGATTGGGCGGGTGGCTCCGCCCCGCGCTTCACGAGCAGTGTGAGCTCGGTGAGCCCCGGTGCCGTGCAGGGTGTGACGGGCCAGACCGCCTCGTCGTTCGCCTCGTCGTGGTGGTCGCAGGGCGGCGTCTCCGCTCCGAAGGCGACGGCAGGTGACAACGACTTCGCGGCAGAGGCATGGTTCAAGACCTCGACCACCAGCGGAGGCGAGATCTTCGGCTTCGGTTCGTCGTCGAGCGGATCGTCGTCGTCGAACGACCGCGTCGTGTACATGCGGAACGACGGCCGGCTCTCGTTCGGTGTGAATCCCGGCACGCGCAAGACGGTCACCTCGACCGCGCGCTACAACGACAACCAGTGGCACCACGTGGTCGCGACGCTCGACGCCTCGGGCATGTCGCTGTTCGTCGACGGCCGGGTCGTCGCGCAGGACTCCTCGGTCACCTCGGCACGCTCGGCATCCGGCTACTGGCGCGTCGGGTACGACAGCCTGAGCGGGTGGCCGAGTCAGCCCTCGTCGGGCCTGTTCACCGGTCGCATCGACGAGTTCGCGGTGTATCCCACCGCGCTCACGGCAGCGCAGGTGGCGAACCACTACGCGATCGGCAACGGTTTCACAGCACCCACGGCATCGTTCACCGCCGAGATCGACGACCTGTCGCTGAGCGTCGACGCCTCCGCGTCCGCCGCGCAGACCGGTCAGAGCATCACCGGCTACTCGTGGGACTTCGGCGACGGCACCACGGCGACAGGTCGCACGCAGACGCACGACTACAAGACGCCCGGAACGTATGAAGTCGTGCTCACCGTGACCGACAGTCGAGGCGTCATCGGCGCCTCCGCGCAGAGCGTGACCGTGCTGGCGGCGAACGTGCTGCCGGATCCGACGTTCACGTCGACCGTGTCCGGGCTCACCGCGTCGGTCGACGCCACAGCGTCGGCGGATCCCGACGGCACAATCTCCTCCTACTCGTGGAACTGGGGTGACGGCACCGATCCGGGCAGTGAGGCGATCGCATCGCACACGTACGCGAAGGCCGGCACCTACACGGTCACGCTCACCGTGACCGACGATCGCGGCGGGGTCGCGACGACGACCGGTGAGGTCGTGGTGACCCACGCCGCGCCGGCCGCAGCCTTCGAGGTCACGGCGAACGCCCTCGACGTGAGCGTCGACGCCTCGGCGTCGACGGCATCGGATGCCGCGACGCTGAGCTTCTCGTGGAACTGGGGCGACGGCACAGACGCCGGCTCCGGCGTCACGGCGACGCACAGCTATGCGCAGTCCGGGACGTACACGATCACGGTGACGGCAACGGACTCGCTCGGCGCGACTGCTGAGGCGACGCGCACCGTGACGGTGGCGGATCAGCAGTTCGCGGTGCGAGACGACTTCGAGCGCACCTCCGCCTCCGGGTGGGGATCCGCCGAGACGGGCGGCCTGTACACGCCGATGTCGGGGTCGGCCTCGGCGGCATCGGTCGCCGACGGCCGCGGCCTGCTGACGCTGGCGCCGGGACAGACACGGAACCTCGCGCTGCAGGGGATCGATCTGGCCGACACCCTGACCACGGTGACCTACGCGCTGGACCAGGCGCCGTCGACGGGCACATCGTATGTGGGGGTCGGCGCCCGCAAGTCGGCATCCGGCGAGTATCTGGCGCGAGTCTGGCTGCGCAACGACGGCCGTGTCTGGCTGGTCGTGCAGCAGGGCGCGACCGTGATCGGCACGCAGGCCTTGCCTGCGACGTGGAGCGCGGGCGATGTGTTCCACCTCGCCGTGCAGGTGTCGGGGTCGTCTCCCACGACGATCCAGGTGAAGACCTGGAAGGACGGCACGACCGCCCCGGCCGATTGGCAGCTGAGCGTGACCGATTCGACCGCCGGCCTTCAGGGTTCGGGATGGGCGAGCGTGCATGCGTCGCGCGGTTCGACGGCGACCTCGACGGCGATGTTCTCGTTCGACACGCTGCGGGTGACCGACCTCGCCGCGCCGGTGGATCCCGTTGACCCGGTGGATCCGGTCGACCCGGTGGATCCCGTTGACCCGGTCGACCCGGTTGATCCTGTCGACCCCGTTGATCCTGTCGATCCGGTTGATCCGGTCGGCCCCGTCGACCCGGTGGAAGATCCGGCGGTGGCGCGTGATGCGTTCGAGCGGTCGGGTTCGTCGGGGTGGGGTACGGCGGATGTCGGTGGCGTGTGGACGGTCGCCGGTGGTGCGGTGTCGGCGGCGTCGGTGTCGGATGGTGCGGGGCGGCTGGCTTTGGCGGCTGGCAGCACCCGGAACGTGACGCTGAACGCGGTGTCGGCGAAGAACGTGACGCTGTCGGCCGACTTCCGCATCGATGCGGAGCCGTCGACGGGGTCGACGTATGCGGGTCTGATCGCCCGGTCGACCGCGTCGGGCAATTACACGACCCGGGTGTGGTTCCACACGAACGGGTCGGTGTGGTTGGTGATCCAGAAGGGGTCGACCGTGTTGTCGAGTTACCAGGTGCCGGGGCTGACTCGGGGTGCGGGTGACGTGTTCACGGTGAAGGTCGATGTGTCGGGGGATGCGTCGACGGTTGTCTCGGCGAAGGTGTGGAAGACCGGCACGGCGGAGCCGTCGGGCTGGCAGAGCACGTTCACCGACACGTCGGGGATCACGACAGCGGGCGCGGTGGGTGTGCACGCGAGTCGCGCGAGCTCGGCGACCAGCACCGCGATGGTCACGGTCGACAACTTCCGCGTCATCGACAACGACTGA
- a CDS encoding PKD domain-containing protein, with amino-acid sequence MGGASIATRAGEGRASDSRWRSVVAFAVGAVVASGLLVAVPGAAQAAVPAAKAPLLERTDDVVTSDPLPTVQIDSGYVWAQATIGNTVYAAGSFSNARAALAEPGTNLTPRSNILAYDITTGGLLPFAPVVNGVIKSIAASPDGKRVYIGGTFTQVNGANRYNFAALDAATGAVVPGFAPAIGGTGVYAIAATADTVYLGGFFTQANGVARKNLAALAASNGALQPWAPTADRQVDTMVVEPGGNHVIAGGRFYRVNGAVQRGLAALDPSTGALDTTWAAATTVQNGTPDNTANGYSGIFGLTTDDASVYGTGWSLGNTPETRGNLEGAFAAEAGSGAVRWVADCHGDSYGVYSTGTTVYTTSHIHTCETANLWPEQSPRTWRYFNAFTTTAEGTLSRSLYTGPTYSDWSGTPSPSAYPVTPDFAVGTATGMGQAGLSITGAGDYIAVAGEFVSVNNKRYQGIVRFSTKPAGGAKQGPRLSGSSWAAPTVQGDVPVRVSIPLNWDRDNRDLTYQLLRSDTSQPVAQTTVASVWWDKGTVTLEDATAVAGTSYTYTVRAVDADGNAALSQEATVTAASGDTSLYTKTVRRDGAEICYPLGNAKTDWAGGTAPVFGTGVTASKPGAVTGTTGGAASAFNGTTAGRVSSPTAVQGDDDFAVEAWVKTTTTKGGKIFGYGGSQTGASNSNDRNLYMQNNGRLTFGVYPGTERRTISTTSAYNDGKWHHVVAMVSPAGMALYVDGKIAAQDASVSSAQKSYAGYWRIGYDTLSGWPSAPTSAAFSGTIDEFAVYPSALSAAQVATHFAVGKGLKAPSASFTSTADALSVAVDGSGSTVEAGQTATYAWNFGDGKTATGKTATHEFVAAGTYTVTLTVTDGRGLIGTSTAQVTVLAPNVAPVASFTSSVVDLGVSVDGAGSSDADGTVASYAWDWGDGSAAGSGVTASHTYAAAGTYTVTLTVTDDKGATGTKTAQVVVTDPPVVDPAVARDAFERSGSPGWGTADVGGVWTVAGGAVSAASVSDGAGRLALAAGSTRNVTLNAVSAKNVTLSADFRIDAEPSTGSTYAGLIARSTASGNYTTRVWFHTNGSVWLVIQKGSTVLSSYQVPGLTRGAGDVFTVKVDVSGDASTVVSAKVWKTGTAEPSGWQSTFTDTSGITTAGAVGVHASRASSATSTAMVTVDNFRVIDNH; translated from the coding sequence ATGGGGGGCGCGTCGATCGCGACGCGCGCTGGGGAAGGGCGAGCATCCGACTCGCGGTGGCGATCTGTCGTCGCCTTCGCCGTCGGCGCCGTCGTGGCATCGGGGCTGCTCGTGGCGGTGCCGGGGGCGGCGCAGGCGGCGGTGCCGGCGGCGAAGGCGCCGTTGTTGGAGCGCACAGATGATGTGGTGACGTCGGATCCGTTGCCGACGGTGCAGATCGATTCGGGGTATGTGTGGGCGCAGGCCACGATCGGGAACACGGTGTATGCGGCGGGGAGCTTCTCGAACGCCCGGGCGGCGTTGGCTGAGCCGGGCACGAATCTGACACCGCGCAGCAACATCCTCGCCTACGACATCACGACCGGTGGGTTGTTGCCGTTCGCGCCGGTGGTCAACGGTGTGATCAAGTCGATCGCGGCGTCGCCGGATGGGAAGCGGGTCTACATCGGTGGGACGTTCACTCAGGTGAACGGTGCGAACCGGTACAACTTCGCGGCGTTGGATGCGGCGACGGGTGCCGTGGTGCCGGGGTTCGCTCCGGCGATCGGTGGCACGGGTGTGTATGCGATCGCGGCGACGGCCGACACCGTGTATCTGGGCGGGTTCTTCACGCAGGCGAACGGTGTGGCCCGCAAGAACCTCGCCGCCCTCGCCGCCTCGAACGGCGCCCTGCAGCCCTGGGCACCCACGGCGGATCGTCAGGTCGACACCATGGTGGTGGAACCGGGCGGAAACCATGTGATCGCGGGCGGTCGCTTCTACCGGGTCAACGGTGCCGTGCAGCGCGGTCTCGCGGCACTGGATCCGTCGACCGGTGCGCTCGACACCACGTGGGCCGCGGCGACGACGGTGCAGAACGGCACCCCCGACAACACCGCGAACGGGTACTCGGGCATCTTCGGTCTCACCACCGACGACGCGTCGGTGTACGGCACCGGATGGTCGCTGGGCAACACCCCGGAGACCCGCGGCAACCTCGAGGGCGCGTTCGCCGCCGAGGCCGGCAGCGGTGCGGTCCGGTGGGTGGCCGACTGCCACGGTGACAGCTACGGCGTGTACTCCACGGGTACGACGGTCTACACGACGAGCCACATCCACACCTGCGAGACGGCGAACCTGTGGCCCGAACAGAGCCCGCGCACGTGGCGCTACTTCAACGCCTTCACCACGACCGCCGAGGGCACCCTCTCGCGCAGTCTTTACACGGGCCCCACGTACTCCGACTGGAGCGGTACGCCGTCGCCGTCGGCGTACCCGGTGACCCCCGACTTCGCCGTGGGAACCGCGACCGGTATGGGGCAGGCGGGTCTGTCGATCACCGGCGCCGGCGACTACATCGCGGTCGCCGGTGAGTTTGTCAGCGTGAACAACAAGCGCTACCAGGGCATCGTCCGCTTCTCGACGAAGCCCGCGGGCGGCGCGAAGCAGGGCCCGCGCCTGAGCGGAAGCTCGTGGGCGGCGCCGACGGTGCAGGGAGACGTGCCCGTGCGCGTGTCGATCCCGCTGAACTGGGACCGTGACAACCGGGACCTCACGTATCAGCTCCTGCGTTCCGACACATCGCAGCCGGTCGCTCAGACGACGGTCGCATCCGTGTGGTGGGACAAGGGCACGGTGACGCTCGAGGACGCGACCGCGGTCGCCGGCACGAGCTACACGTACACGGTGCGTGCGGTCGACGCCGACGGCAACGCAGCTCTCAGCCAGGAGGCGACGGTGACGGCGGCAAGCGGTGACACGTCGTTGTACACCAAGACCGTGCGCCGTGACGGTGCGGAGATCTGTTACCCGCTCGGCAACGCCAAGACGGACTGGGCCGGTGGAACCGCTCCGGTCTTCGGCACCGGTGTGACGGCGTCGAAGCCGGGGGCGGTCACCGGCACGACCGGTGGCGCGGCGTCGGCCTTCAACGGCACCACGGCAGGCCGTGTGTCGTCGCCGACGGCAGTGCAGGGAGACGACGACTTCGCCGTGGAGGCATGGGTCAAGACGACCACGACCAAGGGCGGCAAGATCTTCGGCTACGGCGGCTCGCAGACGGGGGCCTCGAACTCGAACGACCGCAACCTGTACATGCAGAACAACGGGCGGCTGACCTTCGGCGTCTACCCCGGCACCGAGCGCAGGACGATCAGCACGACCTCGGCGTACAACGACGGAAAGTGGCATCACGTCGTCGCGATGGTGAGCCCCGCGGGAATGGCGCTGTACGTCGACGGCAAGATCGCCGCGCAGGACGCATCCGTCAGCTCGGCGCAGAAGTCCTACGCAGGGTACTGGCGAATCGGCTACGACACCCTGAGCGGATGGCCCAGCGCTCCGACGTCGGCCGCCTTCTCGGGCACGATCGACGAGTTCGCCGTGTACCCGTCGGCGCTGAGCGCCGCGCAGGTGGCGACTCACTTCGCCGTGGGAAAGGGGCTGAAGGCACCATCGGCGTCGTTCACCTCGACCGCCGATGCTCTGTCGGTCGCTGTCGATGGCAGCGGCTCGACCGTGGAAGCCGGACAGACGGCCACCTATGCGTGGAACTTCGGTGACGGCAAGACCGCGACCGGGAAGACGGCCACGCACGAGTTCGTGGCGGCGGGCACTTACACGGTGACCCTGACGGTGACCGACGGTCGTGGACTGATCGGCACCTCCACGGCGCAGGTCACGGTGCTGGCGCCCAATGTGGCTCCGGTGGCGTCGTTCACTTCGTCGGTGGTGGATCTGGGTGTGTCGGTGGATGGTGCGGGGTCGTCGGATGCTGATGGCACGGTGGCGTCGTATGCGTGGGATTGGGGTGATGGTTCTGCTGCGGGTTCGGGTGTGACGGCGTCGCACACGTATGCGGCGGCTGGTACGTACACGGTGACGTTGACGGTGACGGATGACAAGGGTGCGACGGGCACGAAGACCGCTCAGGTCGTCGTGACCGATCCGCCGGTGGTGGATCCGGCGGTGGCGCGTGATGCGTTCGAGCGGTCGGGTTCGCCGGGGTGGGGTACGGCGGATGTCGGTGGCGTGTGGACGGTCGCCGGTGGTGCGGTGTCGGCGGCGTCGGTGTCGGATGGTGCGGGGCGGCTGGCTTTGGCGGCTGGCAGCACCCGGAACGTGACGCTGAACGCGGTGTCGGCGAAGAACGTGACGCTGTCGGCCGACTTCCGCATCGATGCGGAGCCGTCGACGGGGTCGACGTATGCGGGTCTGATCGCCCGGTCGACCGCGTCGGGCAATTACACGACCCGGGTGTGGTTCCACACGAACGGGTCGGTGTGGTTGGTGATCCAGAAGGGGTCGACCGTGTTGTCGAGTTACCAGGTGCCGGGGCTCACTCGGGGTGCGGGTGACGTGTTCACGGTGAAGGTCGATGTGTCGGGGGATGCGTCGACGGTTGTCTCGGCGAAGGTGTGGAAGACCGGCACGGCGGAGCCGTCGGGCTGGCAGAGCACGTTCACCGACACGTCGGGGATCACGACAGCGGGCGCGGTGGGTGTGCACGCGAGTCGCGCGAGCTCGGCGACCAGCACCGCGATGGTCACGGTCGACAACTTCCGCGTCATCGACAACCACTGA